Proteins encoded by one window of Arachis hypogaea cultivar Tifrunner chromosome 1, arahy.Tifrunner.gnm2.J5K5, whole genome shotgun sequence:
- the LOC112801362 gene encoding putative invertase inhibitor, with product MKSSTSSSSGLVINFLLILIFIIQFSNGSNYINLITKSCKEASETDPKNLSYGFCVNSLIESISKNHSSPQPNSIEDLVVIVIKLTKSNGTNIISKISRLLRNNNHLVDPYVRACLKDCFDLYEDSLSTLEDAAAAFRSKDFYTALTKLSAASDDPTTCEDQFKEKKGVSSPLTKDNQVYYQLNIIALAFTQMCNHHV from the coding sequence atgaAGTCCTCcacctcatcatcatcaggcctAGTAATTAATTTCCTTCTCATCTTAATCTTCATCATCCAATTCTCAAATGGTTCCAACTACATCAACCTTATCACTAAATCATGCAAGGAAGCGTCAGAAACCGACCCAAAAAACTTAAGCTATGGTTTCTGTGTTAATTCCCTTATTGAATCCATATCCAAGAACCACTCATCACCACAACCCAACAGCATAGAAGATCTTGTGGTCATTGTAATTAAGCTAACAAAGTCCAACGGCACTAACATCATTTCCAAAATCTCCAGGCTCCTGAGGAACAATAACCATTTAGTTGATCCATACGTGAGGGCTTGCTTGAAGGATTGCTTCGACCTCTACGAGGACTCGCTGTCGACTTTGGAAGACGCCGCGGCCGCTTTCAGGTCCAAGGATTTCTACACTGCCCTCACAAAATTGAGCGCTGCCTCGGATGATCCGACTACGTGTGAAGATCAATTCAAGGAAAAGAAAGGTGTTTCCTCTCCTTTAACGAAGGATAACCAAGTTTACTACCAACTCAATATTATAGCTCTTGCTTTCACCCAAATGTGTAATCATCATGTTTGA